In one window of Musa acuminata AAA Group cultivar baxijiao chromosome BXJ3-2, Cavendish_Baxijiao_AAA, whole genome shotgun sequence DNA:
- the LOC135630642 gene encoding glucose-6-phosphate/phosphate translocator 2, chloroplastic-like yields the protein MISSVKQSSAAIGVADLLGRKSPSLRPRIASVAPLSAIRSPSLSLLTRKPLYLASPEGFVFGFRDGIVSAAKPRGLAFKCEAYEADGSESVEVSHQESRSATAQKVKIGIYFATWWALNVVFNIYNKKVLNAFPYPWLTSTLSLATGSLMMLISWATRIAEAPKTDFNFWKALAPVAVAHTIGHVAATVSMSKVAVSFTHIIKSGEPAFSVLVSRFLLGETFPVPVYLSLLPIIGGCALAAVTELNFNMTGFMGAMISNVAFVFRNIFSKRGMKGTSVSGMNYYACLSMLSLLILTPFAIAIEGPQMWAAGWQTAISQIGPHFIWWVAAQSVFYHLYNQVSYMSLDEISPLTFSIGNTMKRISVIVSSIIIFHTPVQPINALGAAIAILGTFLYSQAKQ from the exons ATGATCTCCTCCGTGAAACAATCCTCGGCGGCGATCGGCGTTGCCGATCTTCTCGGGCGTAAATCCCCGTCTCTCAGACCTCGGATCGCCTCCGTTGCTCCCTTGTCTGCGATCAGAAGTCCTAGTTTATCGCTTCTCACTCGAAAACCCCTTTACCTTGCATCTCCGGAGGGGTTTGTTTTTGGCTTCCGCGATGGGATCGTGTCGGCTGCGAAGCCTCGGGGTCTCGCTTTCAAGTGCGAGGCTTACGAGGCCGATGGATCGGAGAGCGTCGAGGTTTCCCATCAGGAGTCTCGTTCGGCCACTGCCCAGAAAGTAAAGATCGGCATCTACTTCGCCACCTGGTGGGCGCTCAACGTGGTGTTCAACATCTACAACAAGAAGGTCCTCAACGCCTTCCCTTACCCCTGGCTCACCTCCACCCTCTCCCTGGCCACGGGTTCGCTTATGATGCTCATCTCCTGGGCCACCAGAATCGCCGAGGCCCCCAAGACCGACTTCAATTTCTGGAAAGCCCTTGCACCG GTGGCGGTGGCTCATACGATCGGGCATGTGGCGGCCACCGTGAGCATGTCGAAGGTGGCAGTGTCATTCACCCACATAATCAAGAGCGGGGAGCCTGCTTTCAGCGTGTTGGTGTCGAGGTTTCTGTTGGGGGAGACTTTCCCTGTGCCTGTATATCTATCGCTGTTGCCGATCATCGGTGGATGTGCTCTGGCTGCAGTCACAGAACTGAACTTCAACATGACTG GTTTTATGGGTGCAATGATATCAAACGTTGCATTTGTCTTTCGCAATATTTTCTCCAAGAGGGGGATGAAGGGCACATCAGTTAGTGGGATGAACTATTATGCCTGTCTTTCTATGCTGTCTCTGTTGATACTCACACCATTTGCCATCGCGATCGAGGGCCCCCAGATGTGGGCTGCTGGCTGGCAGACTGCAATTTCACAGATTGGTCCCCATTTCATCTG GTGGGTAGCTGCTCAGAGTGTCTTCTACCATTTGTACAACCAAGTCTCCTACATGTCTTTGGATGAAATCTCTCCCTTGACATTTAGCATTGGCAATACTATGAAACGGATATCTGTCATCGTCTCTTCCATCATAATCTTCCATACTCCTGTCCAGCCCATCAATGCACTTGGAGCTGCCATTGCTATCCTAGGAACTTTCCTCTACTCCCAG GCCAAGCAGTAA